The following coding sequences lie in one Deltaproteobacteria bacterium genomic window:
- a CDS encoding glycoside hydrolase family 65 protein: protein MIQHPAFVVEPWALHETELHLETLAQTESLFALSNGHIGLRGNLDEGEPHGLPGTYLNGFYEIRPLPYAEAGYGFPQSDQTLINVTNGKLFRLVVDDEPFDVRYGELRAHRRVLDFRAGTLTRIAEWTSPAGRTVRVTSTRLVSFTQRAVVAISYLVEPLDGPVNAVVQSELVANEQMPPRSGDPRAAMVLEAPLEPEDAACSATSAVLVHRTKQSRLRVAAAMDHLISGSAHARVSSQALAHVARVTVADIVQPGQGLRLTKFIAYGWSHDRTVPALRDQVEAALEAARLTGWEQLLADQRQYLDQFWGRADVELDGDAELQQAVRFALFHVLQAGARAERRAIPAKGLTGPGYDGHSFWDTETFVLPVLTNSIPAAAADVLRWRHSTLGAAVKHATELGLAGASFPWRTINGEECSGYWPAGTAAFHVNADVSDAVIRYVNATGDTSFERDVGLDILVQTARLWRSLGHHDLQGAFRIDGVTGPDEYSAVADNNLYTNLMAQRNLRAATLACVRHQDRARECGVTPEEMADWRAAADRMFVPYDQRLCVHEQSEGFTTHAVWNFAATRPEQYPLMLHFPYFDLYRKQVVKQPDLVLAMQLCGDAFTAEEKARNFSYYERITVRDSSLSACTQAVMAAEVGHLRLALDYAAEAALIDLEDLEHNVRDGLHVASLAGTWIALIAGLGGMRDHAGVLAFSPRLPDGLTRLSFMVLRRGVPLRVAVTAKSATYRLLDDRGSLELLHHGEHLLLRGTVGVERAIPALAPREPVQQPPGRAPLRRARTTAAPTRTP, encoded by the coding sequence GCGAGCCGCACGGGCTCCCGGGCACCTACTTGAACGGATTCTATGAAATCCGGCCGTTGCCCTATGCGGAGGCGGGGTATGGCTTTCCGCAGTCCGACCAGACGCTCATCAATGTCACCAATGGCAAGCTCTTCAGGCTCGTGGTGGACGACGAGCCCTTCGACGTCCGGTACGGAGAGCTGCGCGCCCACCGACGCGTGCTCGATTTCCGCGCCGGCACGCTGACTCGCATCGCCGAGTGGACCTCTCCGGCAGGGCGGACGGTGAGGGTGACCTCCACGCGCCTGGTGTCGTTCACGCAACGCGCGGTGGTGGCGATCTCGTACCTGGTCGAGCCGCTCGATGGACCCGTCAACGCGGTGGTGCAGTCGGAGCTGGTGGCCAACGAGCAGATGCCGCCGCGCTCCGGTGACCCGCGTGCGGCGATGGTCCTCGAGGCCCCGCTGGAGCCCGAGGACGCCGCGTGCTCGGCGACCTCGGCCGTGCTCGTTCACAGGACGAAGCAGAGCCGGCTGCGTGTCGCGGCCGCGATGGACCACCTCATCAGCGGCTCGGCACACGCTCGCGTGAGCTCCCAGGCCCTGGCCCACGTCGCGCGGGTCACGGTCGCCGACATCGTCCAGCCCGGGCAAGGCCTGCGCCTGACGAAGTTCATCGCCTATGGGTGGTCGCACGACCGCACGGTCCCCGCCCTGCGAGATCAGGTCGAGGCGGCCCTGGAGGCTGCCCGGCTGACGGGTTGGGAGCAGCTCCTCGCCGACCAGCGCCAGTACCTGGATCAGTTCTGGGGACGCGCCGATGTGGAGCTCGACGGCGACGCCGAGCTCCAGCAGGCCGTCCGCTTCGCCCTGTTTCATGTCTTGCAGGCTGGTGCGCGGGCCGAGCGACGCGCCATCCCGGCGAAGGGGCTGACCGGACCTGGATACGACGGGCATTCGTTCTGGGACACCGAGACCTTCGTCCTGCCGGTGCTCACGAACAGCATCCCCGCCGCGGCGGCAGACGTGCTCCGCTGGCGCCACTCGACGCTCGGCGCCGCCGTGAAGCACGCGACGGAGCTCGGGCTCGCGGGGGCGAGCTTCCCGTGGCGCACCATCAACGGCGAGGAGTGCTCCGGCTACTGGCCGGCGGGCACGGCGGCCTTCCACGTCAACGCGGATGTGTCGGACGCGGTCATCCGCTACGTGAACGCCACCGGCGACACTTCTTTTGAACGTGACGTCGGTCTCGACATCCTGGTGCAGACCGCGCGGCTCTGGCGCTCACTCGGCCACCACGACCTGCAGGGGGCGTTTCGAATCGACGGAGTCACGGGGCCGGACGAGTACAGCGCGGTCGCCGACAACAACCTCTATACGAACCTCATGGCTCAAAGAAACCTGAGGGCCGCCACGCTCGCCTGCGTGCGCCACCAAGACAGGGCGCGCGAGTGTGGCGTGACGCCGGAGGAGATGGCCGACTGGCGCGCCGCGGCCGACCGCATGTTCGTGCCGTACGACCAGCGGCTCTGCGTCCACGAGCAGTCGGAGGGCTTCACCACGCACGCGGTCTGGAACTTCGCCGCCACGCGGCCCGAGCAGTACCCGCTGATGCTGCACTTTCCCTATTTCGACTTGTACCGGAAGCAGGTCGTCAAGCAGCCCGACCTGGTGCTGGCCATGCAGCTCTGCGGCGACGCCTTCACGGCGGAGGAGAAGGCTCGCAACTTCTCCTACTACGAGAGGATCACCGTTCGCGATTCCTCGCTCTCTGCGTGTACCCAGGCCGTGATGGCGGCCGAGGTTGGCCACCTTCGGCTCGCGCTCGACTACGCGGCCGAGGCGGCGCTCATCGATCTCGAGGATCTGGAGCACAACGTGAGAGACGGCCTCCACGTCGCGTCGCTGGCCGGGACATGGATCGCGCTGATCGCAGGGTTGGGCGGCATGCGCGACCACGCGGGCGTGCTTGCGTTCTCACCGCGCCTGCCCGATGGGTTGACCCGCCTCTCCTTCATGGTGCTTCGCCGGGGTGTGCCCCTGCGCGTCGCCGTGACCGCGAAGTCGGCGACCTATCGGCTCCTGGACGACCGCGGCTCGCTCGAGCTGCTCCACCATGGGGAGCACCTCCTGCTTCGCGGCACCGTCGGCGTCGAGCGGGCGATCCCGGCGCTCGCTCCGCGGGAGCCGGTCCAGCAGCCACCGGGCCGCGCACCGCTGCGGCGCGCGAGAACGACCGCGGCCCCCACGCGGACGCCCTGA